The sequence below is a genomic window from Lolium perenne isolate Kyuss_39 chromosome 7, Kyuss_2.0, whole genome shotgun sequence.
ACCTCGTCTCCAAGTTACGGAACCATGAGGCCCTGCAAAGACGGTGCGGCCCGGGCACCGCCGCCTACGCCAACGCCTTGGAGGAGCTCAAGTCCGGCAAGAGCCCTACGTCGCCGGACTGCAGGTACGTGGTCTCCATCTCGTACCGCGGCCTCGGCAACCGGATCATCGCCACAGCGTCCGCCTTCCTGTACGCGGTCCTCACCGACCGCGTCTTCCTCGTCGACCCCAGCGCAGCGATGGACGACCTGTTCTGCGAGCCGTTCCCCAACACGTCATGGCTGGTGCCTCCGGGCTTCCCGGTCTGGTACCAGAGCTTCTACCTCTCCACGCCGGAGCGGTACGGTAGGATGCGGGAGGACGGAGTGCTGAGAACCGACGCGGAGAACGGCTCCGCGGCCTCGGGGGAGCTGCCGGCGTTCGCCTACATCCACCTGGACTACAACCAGACGGCCCACGACAAGCTCTTCTTCTGCGACGACGACCAGCGGCTGCTGTCCAACATCCAGTGGCTGCTCATACGGACGGACGGCTACATCGCGCCGGGCCTCTTCCTCGTGGAAGCGTTCCAGGATGAGCTCGACCGGATATTCCCGGAGCGCGACGCCGTGTTCCACCACCTCGGCAGGTACCTGTTCCACCCGACCAACCGCGTATGGGGCCTCATCACGCGCTACTACGACGCGCACTTGGCGTGGGCGCGGCGCGTGGTCGGGATCCAGGTGCGCGTGGGGTGGTCCGAGTCGCCGGAGACCCTGAAGCAGATCAAGATGTGCACGCAGAACGAGGGGCTGCTCCCGGCGGTGCTCGGCGAGAAGGACGAGGAGCCGCTGGTGGCGCCGCGCGGTGTTGGTGCCAAACCCACCGCCGTTCTGATGACCTCTCTCGGGGTCTGGTACTACGACAACATGAAGGGGATGTACTGGGAGCGCGCGACGGCGAGCGGCGAGGTGGTCGTCTTCGACCAGCCGAGCCACGAAGAGGTCCAGCGCTACGGCGTCAAGTCGCACGAGCACAAGGCCTGGGCCGAGATCTACCTGCTGAGCATGACGGACACGCTGGTCACCAGCGGCGAGTCGACCTTCGGCTACGTGGCGCAGGGGCTTGCCGGGATGAGGCCGTGGGTGCTCGACATGGGGATGGTCAACAGCACCGTGGGCTGGCCCTGCAGCAGGGACATGTCCATGGAGCCGTGCTACCACGTCCCGCCGACGTACGGCTGCAAGCGACGGGAAGACACGGGCAAGATCGTGCCGCATGTGCGACACTGCAAGGACAGGCCCACGGGGTTGAAGCTAGTAGACACAAAGGATTGGTGAAAGAGGACAAAAGGAACGTATATGCAAACATTTTTCAAATATAGTAGACTGCACCAATTTCACAGTGTAATGAGATATTGTTGTTTCACGAGATATTGTTGTTTCACATTGGAGTATCAGTGTATTTTTTTTCACACGAAACCCACCTCAGTGGGATCGACTTCCATTACTTAGCATAACGGAAGAAACATACACACGAGCATCCAGGTGCAAGAAGCAAAGTACGAAAACAAAAAAACGCCGCCTACTACTGCTAGGGTTCTGGACTTCCACCGCAAACACTTTGGAAACTAGAAGTACTTGAGCCTAGCTGACTACTGATCATAGAAGGCAAACCCCAATCGAACAAGGTGGGAGTTTGCACACAACACCAAAACATAAACTTCTTCAAGCGCAGAGGAGGATcagttatcatgagtagcacatcaTCTGATGCATCTTGGTTGGGAGAGGAAGTCCCAGGACCCAGTCTAGCTCTGTCTCCAGGACGAGGAGTTGCGTcgcgcgccgccatggccacATCGGTAAGGGATTCCGCACCAGCACGAAGGGCAACCTGATATGCATAGTTATTCAAACATGCCCAGTAATTCATAAAAACAACAGAATAGAAAATTAGCTCAACAGAGGATTTGATAAGTTTTCCGTCGAAACAGGCTTTGTTGCACATCTTCCAGATCGCCCAGCAAATGGAAGCTATGCCGGCAATCTAGACGTTGCGGCTGGCAGGGACATGCCGAGGTAACCATCGAAAGAACCGAGAGAAAGAGGCAGGCCTCACTGTAACACCAATGGACCTGGCTACATGCCTCCAAACATTTTTAGTTGCATCACATGTGAAAAAAAAAGATGATGGATAGTTTCCTCTTCATTGCAAAATTGACACTTTGTATTCCCACCCAGTTTcttttcaccatgttatctttagtgGCAATAGCATGTGCCAAATCAGCTAGAGCCAAATTTTGATTTTTAGGGGGATTTTGGCTTTCCATAAGTGTTTAAAGGATCTATCAATCACATTGCTGCAGAGTTGTTTGTAGAGGGATCTCACAGT
It includes:
- the LOC127317757 gene encoding galactoside 2-alpha-L-fucosyltransferase; its protein translation is MTRMKTTQLAARCKRWIPAVNGVLVAFVLVVPTLVILFGGRIGEQPAVWIKTAVGGIRRGGDDAFLHRETTRDEDLLGGLLVEGFDQESCHSRYQSAVYRRNPGRKPSQYLVSKLRNHEALQRRCGPGTAAYANALEELKSGKSPTSPDCRYVVSISYRGLGNRIIATASAFLYAVLTDRVFLVDPSAAMDDLFCEPFPNTSWLVPPGFPVWYQSFYLSTPERYGRMREDGVLRTDAENGSAASGELPAFAYIHLDYNQTAHDKLFFCDDDQRLLSNIQWLLIRTDGYIAPGLFLVEAFQDELDRIFPERDAVFHHLGRYLFHPTNRVWGLITRYYDAHLAWARRVVGIQVRVGWSESPETLKQIKMCTQNEGLLPAVLGEKDEEPLVAPRGVGAKPTAVLMTSLGVWYYDNMKGMYWERATASGEVVVFDQPSHEEVQRYGVKSHEHKAWAEIYLLSMTDTLVTSGESTFGYVAQGLAGMRPWVLDMGMVNSTVGWPCSRDMSMEPCYHVPPTYGCKRREDTGKIVPHVRHCKDRPTGLKLVDTKDW